One segment of Thermosulfurimonas sp. F29 DNA contains the following:
- a CDS encoding glycosyltransferase family 4 protein, whose product METDVLRKARFLFLANTDFNLYNFRLPLMKALVSKGAEVWAVAPAGEFSRRFAKHGIHFKSWRINRRTLNPFSGFSAIRELRRICEEVSPDVVHAFTLRPALYAGLALYGTKVRFVASITGLGNLYLEDGIKWRLARRGAEFFLRRAFARAQKVIFQNRDDLEYFVKGGMLSGKKSVLIRGSGVDVRKFCPGMFSSEEIRRFREKEGLPEDAVVVLMVARVIRAKGVFEFAEAAGRLRKSKTVFVLVGDPDPGNPSALTEKELSFLREQGVVLCGFQEDVRPWLAAADIYVLPSYREGLPVSVLEAMACGLPVVTTDVAGCRETVEPGVNGFLVPPRDGRALAEAIGRLVRDPVLRRRMGEASRRKAEEEFSLDKVVQAHLELYNGLLTELS is encoded by the coding sequence GTGGAGACCGATGTTTTAAGAAAGGCAAGGTTTCTCTTTCTTGCCAATACAGACTTCAATCTTTACAACTTTCGCCTGCCTCTTATGAAGGCTCTGGTGTCAAAGGGGGCCGAGGTCTGGGCGGTGGCCCCGGCCGGAGAGTTCAGCCGGCGTTTTGCGAAACACGGAATACACTTCAAGTCCTGGAGAATCAACCGGCGGACTCTTAATCCCTTTTCCGGTTTTTCGGCCATAAGGGAGTTGAGGAGGATTTGTGAGGAGGTTTCTCCGGATGTGGTGCACGCTTTCACCCTGCGGCCGGCCCTCTACGCGGGGCTTGCCCTTTACGGCACGAAGGTGCGTTTCGTGGCCAGCATAACCGGCCTGGGCAATCTCTATCTGGAAGATGGGATAAAGTGGCGCCTGGCGAGAAGGGGCGCGGAGTTTTTTCTCAGGAGAGCCTTCGCAAGGGCGCAGAAGGTAATTTTTCAGAACAGAGACGATCTGGAGTATTTTGTGAAAGGAGGGATGCTTTCCGGGAAAAAGTCCGTGCTCATCAGGGGCTCGGGGGTGGATGTCCGAAAGTTTTGTCCCGGCATGTTTTCAAGCGAAGAGATCAGGCGGTTCAGGGAGAAGGAAGGGTTGCCGGAGGATGCGGTGGTGGTGCTGATGGTGGCCCGGGTTATTAGGGCCAAGGGGGTGTTTGAGTTTGCGGAAGCGGCGGGAAGGCTTAGGAAAAGCAAAACGGTGTTCGTCCTGGTGGGTGATCCGGACCCCGGGAACCCCTCTGCTCTCACGGAGAAGGAGCTTTCCTTTCTCAGAGAGCAGGGCGTGGTGCTTTGCGGTTTTCAGGAGGATGTGCGTCCGTGGCTGGCCGCGGCGGATATTTATGTGCTTCCGTCTTATCGGGAAGGGCTTCCGGTTAGCGTACTCGAGGCCATGGCCTGCGGGCTTCCGGTGGTGACCACGGATGTTGCGGGATGTCGGGAGACGGTGGAGCCGGGGGTGAACGGATTTCTCGTTCCCCCGAGGGACGGACGGGCCCTGGCGGAGGCGATAGGGCGTCTGGTGAGGGATCCGGTGCTTCGGCGGCGCATGGGAGAGGCCTCGCGTCGCAAGGCCGAAGAGGAATTTTCCCTGGACAAAGTGGTGCAAGCGCATCTGGAGCTTTATAATGGACTATTAACAGAGTTAAGCTAG
- the asnB gene encoding asparagine synthase (glutamine-hydrolyzing) → MCGITGFWIKYAGKGDERGRLAQMNASLTHRGPDEDGFFTEGPVGLANRRLSILDLEGGRQPVFNEDSSVVVVYNGEIYNYPQLRTELEAKGHRFATRTDTEVLVHLYEEEGPDFVKRLRGMFAFALYDQRKQELLLARDSFGIKPLVYAELPEGFFFASELKALLSLPFFPREVDGEAVAFYAAFNYIPAPWTVWKAARRLPPGYLMRVRKGKVVELRSYVEWPREPAPSSIEEAVERLEETLKDSVRGHLISDVPVGAFLSGGLDSSLVCALAQRELSGPLRTFTIAFPEWPTYDEARYARKVAEYLGTQHEEIPVTAREAREIMWEVLEHLDEPFADSSLVNVGLISKMAGRRVKVVLSGDGGDEFFAGYNKYQGLALVERLYPWRGLFMPLKWLPFPERRGSRVGERLRQVRKLLRLLRPEAFERYLRATMATEPETVDGLLRDDFSGPLSVCSKALYRVWKESEERYPEDRINTWLRADAHWVLPYDMLHKVDTASMQYSLEVRVPLVDVRVARMAFSLPGKWKLRGLTRKWILRKVADKYLPEEILERPKGGFGIPLGEWMRGELREVFEEYFSSSGLSESVWKPEGVRKLWGEHLSRRRDRFWELWNVFVFEVWRRRWRPMF, encoded by the coding sequence ATGTGTGGCATTACCGGTTTTTGGATTAAGTATGCTGGGAAAGGTGATGAGCGAGGGCGGCTTGCACAAATGAACGCGTCCCTTACCCACCGCGGCCCTGACGAGGACGGCTTCTTTACCGAAGGGCCTGTGGGCCTGGCCAATCGCCGTCTGAGCATACTCGATCTCGAGGGCGGGCGGCAGCCCGTGTTCAACGAGGATAGCTCGGTGGTGGTCGTCTATAACGGCGAGATCTACAACTACCCCCAACTACGGACTGAACTGGAAGCGAAGGGCCATCGCTTCGCCACCCGCACGGATACTGAGGTCCTGGTGCACCTTTACGAGGAGGAGGGGCCGGATTTTGTGAAACGCCTACGGGGGATGTTCGCCTTCGCCCTTTATGATCAACGCAAACAGGAGCTTCTTCTGGCCCGGGATTCTTTCGGTATTAAACCTTTAGTTTATGCTGAACTACCAGAAGGCTTCTTTTTTGCCTCGGAGCTCAAAGCCCTCCTTTCCCTGCCCTTCTTCCCCCGCGAGGTGGATGGCGAGGCCGTGGCTTTTTACGCTGCTTTCAATTACATCCCCGCCCCGTGGACCGTCTGGAAGGCGGCCCGCAGACTTCCGCCGGGGTATCTCATGCGGGTGAGGAAGGGGAAGGTTGTTGAGCTTAGATCCTATGTGGAGTGGCCTCGGGAACCCGCCCCCTCTTCGATAGAAGAGGCCGTGGAAAGATTGGAGGAGACTTTGAAGGATTCCGTGCGAGGGCATCTTATTTCCGATGTGCCGGTGGGAGCTTTTCTTTCCGGTGGGCTTGATTCCTCCCTCGTCTGTGCGCTGGCCCAGAGAGAGCTTTCCGGGCCCCTCCGGACCTTTACCATTGCTTTTCCCGAGTGGCCCACTTACGATGAGGCTCGCTATGCCAGGAAAGTGGCCGAATACCTTGGTACACAGCACGAAGAAATCCCGGTGACCGCCCGTGAGGCCCGGGAGATTATGTGGGAGGTGTTGGAGCACCTGGACGAGCCCTTTGCGGATTCCTCCCTGGTTAATGTGGGCCTTATCAGCAAGATGGCGGGAAGGCGAGTCAAAGTGGTCCTTTCTGGGGACGGGGGAGACGAGTTTTTTGCCGGATACAACAAGTATCAGGGGCTGGCCCTGGTGGAGAGGCTCTATCCCTGGCGTGGTCTTTTCATGCCCCTTAAATGGCTGCCTTTTCCGGAAAGACGGGGAAGTCGTGTGGGGGAGAGGCTTCGCCAGGTTCGAAAGCTTTTGAGACTGCTTCGTCCGGAGGCTTTCGAGCGCTACCTCCGGGCTACCATGGCCACCGAGCCGGAGACGGTGGACGGTTTGCTCAGGGATGACTTTTCAGGGCCATTATCGGTTTGCTCAAAGGCCCTTTATCGGGTGTGGAAGGAGTCCGAGGAGCGGTATCCGGAAGACAGGATAAACACCTGGCTTCGGGCGGACGCCCACTGGGTACTTCCCTACGATATGTTGCATAAGGTTGACACGGCCAGTATGCAATACAGCCTTGAGGTGCGGGTGCCGCTGGTGGATGTAAGGGTGGCGCGGATGGCTTTTTCCCTTCCCGGTAAGTGGAAGCTCCGGGGATTGACCCGGAAGTGGATCCTCCGGAAGGTGGCGGATAAATACCTCCCTGAGGAGATTCTTGAAAGACCCAAGGGAGGTTTCGGTATCCCCCTCGGGGAGTGGATGCGCGGGGAGCTTCGGGAGGTTTTCGAGGAGTATTTTTCATCTTCGGGGCTTAGCGAATCCGTGTGGAAACCGGAGGGGGTGCGGAAACTGTGGGGGGAACATCTCAGCCGCCGAAGGGATCGGTTCTGGGAGCTATGGAATGTTTTCGTCTTTGAGGTGTGGAGGCGAAGGTGGAGACCGATGTTTTAA
- a CDS encoding O-antigen ligase, with the protein MKRIEFLSSVLLRGISSKVLVLALVLLPWVKLELFPRITWADAVFLLWGLTLYIQWTSHQCPLWLPSWPLRVYGFFLILWTITLLTSGMNVPHLGAYTFEIVGLIYLAGLSWLLAYVLSTSSLIFKTTINAIILGITVTLSFGLVGILDAILLGKFTVFFYNNANKLIATFKHPNQLAGFFVLFLPLIWERFLYATRLKTRVFYGALSLLTLVEIAASGSRAGMVAALFGLGLGSAYVVFRFSLRRVVLIGIIAAGFGAAIAYLQPSIWVIHRAFGGFQVVAHGEITDPFRQENWRMALQIFYRYPLTGYGVANIALDYGYEIHNTYLAVAAETGFLGLLPFIGLLTFTLFLAWQNTRWAKKTGQWPDVALGLWIGLLAELLYATQHHMLRARHLWVALALVVALNVLLRRTWFSGGRV; encoded by the coding sequence TTGAAAAGAATAGAATTTTTATCATCTGTCCTTTTGCGAGGAATCTCCTCGAAAGTTTTGGTTTTGGCGCTTGTTCTGCTTCCTTGGGTTAAGCTCGAGTTGTTTCCTCGAATCACTTGGGCCGATGCGGTATTTCTGCTTTGGGGCCTGACACTTTACATACAATGGACTTCTCATCAATGTCCGTTATGGCTGCCTTCGTGGCCGCTAAGGGTTTACGGGTTTTTTCTAATCCTGTGGACAATAACCCTGCTTACTTCTGGAATGAATGTCCCCCATCTAGGGGCGTATACTTTCGAAATCGTCGGACTCATTTACTTAGCTGGGTTAAGCTGGCTGCTTGCCTATGTTCTTTCCACTTCATCTTTAATCTTTAAAACAACTATTAATGCCATTATTTTAGGGATAACTGTGACCTTATCCTTTGGGCTTGTTGGCATCTTAGATGCTATACTATTAGGGAAGTTCACGGTCTTCTTCTACAACAATGCGAATAAACTTATAGCAACATTCAAGCACCCCAACCAGCTTGCAGGGTTTTTTGTACTATTCTTACCCTTGATTTGGGAGCGTTTTCTCTATGCTACTCGCTTAAAAACGCGCGTGTTCTATGGAGCATTGTCTTTGCTGACGCTTGTGGAAATTGCAGCGAGCGGATCGAGAGCGGGCATGGTCGCTGCGCTCTTCGGGTTGGGGTTGGGCTCAGCATATGTCGTTTTTAGGTTTTCGTTGCGTCGAGTGGTCTTGATAGGAATAATCGCTGCTGGCTTTGGAGCAGCAATCGCTTATTTACAGCCTTCTATTTGGGTGATTCATCGTGCTTTTGGTGGCTTTCAGGTTGTCGCACATGGAGAAATCACCGACCCATTTCGTCAGGAAAACTGGCGTATGGCTTTACAGATCTTCTACCGATATCCGCTCACAGGCTACGGTGTGGCCAACATAGCCCTAGACTACGGGTACGAAATCCACAACACCTACCTCGCTGTGGCGGCAGAGACCGGTTTTTTAGGGCTCCTGCCTTTTATTGGGCTCCTGACTTTCACGCTCTTTCTCGCTTGGCAAAATACTCGTTGGGCTAAAAAAACGGGTCAATGGCCCGATGTGGCCTTGGGGCTGTGGATTGGATTATTGGCCGAGTTGCTGTACGCCACTCAGCATCATATGCTTCGGGCCCGCCACCTGTGGGTGGCGCTGGCCTTAGTGGTAGCGTTAAATGTGCTTCTAAGACGAACATGGTTCTCTGGAGGGCGCGTTTAA
- a CDS encoding glycosyltransferase family 4 protein has translation MRKVLIVTYWYPPKQAIGSLRVEKWAKYLPEFGWEPIVVTVEPRTDMYTRHGALPDELRRGKVYRTRDLSLNEFLYSWASRFRTQKGVSDGGGYKSPSTLHRFGLRIGSFAYRLYKQLICFPDEAVPWLLEYPKIERITQKERPDVVLSSSLPNTCHIIASRLSRRLRLPWVADFRDLWTQNHAFRRIFPLRLLEVWLEKRTIAHAAALITVSEPLKDQLESLHRKPVFVIPNGFDPDDFPEESISSNPDGPLLIVYTGMIYPGKRDPSPLFAALSVLLRRGKISSGDVRVDFYGRKLDVVLDLLERYPEVKDMVQLRGEVSHEEAMKAQRAADVLLLLGWTDPQARGIYTGKVFEYLGAKRPILSIGPEGDVIEELLNETKAGVHLKSVESIASWLERWLQEKKVYGAPAYQGDEEVILRYTRREQTQDLSKTLDFVIKL, from the coding sequence ATGCGGAAGGTTTTGATTGTTACCTATTGGTATCCTCCAAAGCAGGCTATCGGCTCTCTGCGTGTGGAAAAATGGGCCAAGTATCTGCCAGAGTTTGGCTGGGAGCCGATCGTAGTCACGGTGGAGCCTCGCACGGATATGTACACGCGTCATGGTGCGCTTCCAGATGAGCTGCGTCGGGGAAAAGTATATCGGACTCGTGACCTCTCCCTGAATGAATTTCTTTACTCCTGGGCGAGCCGTTTTCGTACGCAAAAAGGCGTTTCCGACGGTGGAGGGTATAAAAGTCCCTCCACGCTCCACCGATTTGGACTAAGGATTGGATCCTTTGCCTACCGCCTTTACAAGCAGCTGATCTGTTTTCCTGATGAAGCCGTCCCCTGGCTGCTCGAATACCCCAAAATTGAACGCATTACTCAGAAGGAACGCCCTGATGTTGTGCTTAGTTCCTCTCTGCCCAACACTTGTCATATTATTGCTTCTCGCCTAAGTCGGCGTTTGAGACTTCCATGGGTGGCGGACTTTCGGGATCTCTGGACGCAAAATCATGCGTTTCGCAGAATTTTTCCACTGCGTTTACTTGAAGTATGGTTAGAGAAGCGCACCATTGCTCACGCAGCTGCACTGATTACAGTCTCAGAACCGCTGAAGGACCAACTGGAAAGTCTTCATCGTAAACCCGTTTTCGTCATACCCAACGGTTTCGATCCGGACGATTTTCCGGAAGAATCTATTTCGTCCAACCCTGATGGACCGCTCCTTATTGTGTATACCGGCATGATCTATCCCGGGAAGCGAGATCCGAGTCCCTTATTTGCAGCACTAAGTGTTTTGTTGCGGCGTGGAAAGATTAGCTCCGGGGATGTGCGGGTGGATTTTTATGGTCGCAAGCTGGATGTTGTATTGGATCTGCTTGAACGCTATCCAGAGGTGAAGGACATGGTGCAGCTTAGAGGAGAAGTAAGCCACGAGGAGGCTATGAAAGCTCAGCGGGCTGCGGATGTGCTTTTACTTTTGGGGTGGACGGATCCTCAAGCCCGGGGGATTTACACGGGAAAAGTTTTTGAGTACCTGGGAGCGAAACGGCCTATTCTAAGCATAGGGCCAGAGGGAGATGTTATTGAAGAGCTTCTTAATGAAACGAAAGCAGGTGTTCATCTAAAATCTGTAGAAAGTATTGCGTCGTGGCTGGAGCGGTGGTTGCAGGAGAAGAAGGTGTACGGTGCCCCTGCTTATCAAGGGGATGAAGAAGTTATCCTGAGGTATACTCGTCGGGAGCAAACGCAAGATTTGTCAAAAACTCTCGATTTTGTGATAAAATTATGA
- the asnB gene encoding asparagine synthase (glutamine-hydrolyzing) produces MCGVFGLIGKNSSSVSGDVFRLLRHRGPDDYGLLCWDGEKPPTRGKRVSCAASLVYLAHTRLSILDLSKAGWQPMGTPDGRYYIVYNGEVYNYRELRAELEKAGVRFRSHTDTEVVLRAYALWGPEALNRFVGMFALAILDTKRRAVFLARDFFGIKPLYYTHLPDGGLAFASEIKALLALPGVKARAHPQRLYDYLRYGLTDHAPETLFQGIYHLPPAHYMVVPVDEPRRAEPVRYWDPTPTETLDISFEEATSRLREMFLESVRLHLRSDVSLGSALSGGIDSSAIVCAIRHLDPGAEIHTFSFIAEDAPEINEERWVDLVGRHVRARVHKVRPRPEEIVEDLDDLIYAQDEPFGSTSIYAQYRVFRLAREHGIKVMLDGQGADELLAGYPTYYAARFLSLLRQGKWGAALYFLRHASKHPASQGIWAILKRTVAHLLPDSLQSPLRRMAGEEVLPAWMNGEWFAERGVRPRPLWKSRSREALKEQLLLTFAQINLPSLLRYEDRNSMWHSIESRVPFLTPQVVQFVFSLPEGYILSLQGVTKAVFREAIKGLVPDSILNRRDKIGFRTPEARWLTALRPWVEDLLRSEATRAIPVLCLEAARKEWKAMLEEKRRYDSRFWRWVNLIRWTERFEVEYE; encoded by the coding sequence TGTTTTCCGCCTCCTTCGTCACAGAGGGCCTGACGATTATGGCCTTTTGTGCTGGGATGGAGAAAAACCCCCCACCCGGGGAAAGCGTGTGAGCTGTGCCGCCTCTCTGGTATATCTGGCTCACACCCGTCTTTCCATTCTGGACCTCTCTAAGGCCGGATGGCAGCCCATGGGGACGCCGGACGGGCGGTACTACATCGTGTACAACGGCGAGGTTTACAACTACCGGGAGTTGCGTGCGGAGCTGGAGAAGGCGGGCGTTCGGTTCCGTTCCCATACGGATACCGAGGTGGTGCTCCGGGCTTACGCCCTGTGGGGACCGGAGGCGCTGAACCGGTTCGTCGGGATGTTCGCCCTGGCCATACTCGACACGAAAAGGCGGGCGGTCTTTCTGGCCCGCGACTTTTTCGGCATCAAGCCCCTTTATTACACCCATCTTCCCGACGGGGGGCTGGCTTTCGCCTCGGAGATCAAGGCTCTCTTGGCTCTGCCCGGAGTGAAAGCCCGGGCCCATCCCCAGCGTCTTTACGACTATCTCCGCTACGGTCTTACCGACCACGCCCCGGAGACCCTCTTTCAGGGCATTTACCACCTGCCTCCGGCCCACTACATGGTGGTGCCGGTGGATGAGCCACGAAGGGCCGAACCCGTTCGATACTGGGACCCCACGCCCACGGAAACCCTGGACATTTCCTTTGAGGAAGCTACCTCTCGCCTGAGGGAGATGTTTCTTGAAAGCGTGCGCTTGCATCTTAGAAGCGATGTGTCGCTGGGAAGCGCCCTTTCCGGAGGGATTGATTCCTCGGCCATTGTGTGCGCCATACGCCATCTGGACCCCGGGGCTGAGATTCACACCTTCAGTTTCATTGCCGAGGATGCGCCGGAGATCAATGAGGAGCGCTGGGTGGACCTGGTGGGAAGGCATGTGCGGGCCCGGGTGCACAAGGTGCGTCCCCGGCCGGAGGAGATCGTGGAGGATCTGGACGACCTGATATATGCCCAGGACGAACCTTTCGGCAGCACCAGCATTTATGCCCAGTACCGGGTGTTCCGTCTGGCCCGGGAGCACGGCATTAAGGTGATGCTTGACGGACAGGGCGCAGACGAGCTATTGGCGGGGTATCCCACCTACTATGCGGCGCGCTTTCTTTCCCTTCTTCGGCAGGGAAAGTGGGGAGCGGCGTTATATTTCCTGAGGCACGCCTCGAAGCATCCGGCTTCTCAAGGGATTTGGGCCATTCTCAAGCGGACCGTAGCACATTTGTTGCCGGATTCGTTGCAAAGCCCTCTTCGGCGAATGGCCGGGGAGGAAGTGCTCCCCGCCTGGATGAACGGCGAGTGGTTTGCCGAGCGCGGGGTGCGTCCTCGTCCCCTCTGGAAAAGCCGTAGCCGGGAGGCCCTGAAAGAACAGTTGCTCCTCACCTTTGCCCAAATCAATCTGCCATCCCTGCTGCGCTACGAGGACCGAAATTCCATGTGGCATTCCATTGAAAGCCGGGTTCCCTTTCTCACTCCTCAAGTCGTGCAGTTTGTCTTTTCTTTGCCTGAGGGGTACATTCTTTCCCTTCAGGGCGTGACCAAGGCTGTGTTTCGCGAGGCAATAAAAGGGCTCGTCCCCGACTCCATTCTCAACCGGCGTGATAAAATTGGCTTTCGGACGCCGGAGGCGCGCTGGCTGACTGCTCTTCGCCCCTGGGTGGAAGACTTACTTCGAAGCGAGGCAACCCGGGCGATACCGGTTCTCTGTCTGGAGGCGGCCCGAAAGGAGTGGAAGGCCATGCTTGAGGAAAAGCGGCGTTATGACAGCCGTTTCTGGCGCTGGGTGAATCTCATCCGCTGGACGGAGCGGTTCGAGGTGGAGTATGAGTAA